Part of the Engraulis encrasicolus isolate BLACKSEA-1 chromosome 23, IST_EnEncr_1.0, whole genome shotgun sequence genome is shown below.
AATATCATGTGACAACAAGATGCTGAAGGCACACTATCCACAACACATATGATTAATAAGCATGGACCCCATAGTAGCATCTATTGTCTGTAGTACAGGGTTGGCCATTGTTTTATGGAGTTGCTGTTTTTCTGTATTGCAAGGATAATATGGGTTTCAAATGAAGAACTACACTTAGGGCTATCCACAGATTATTTTTCCCTTTGTGTCACTCAGGACAATCTGTTCCTTGCTCATTTTGCGTATGCCAGTATTTGTAGGGAgtaaatgtttctctctctcagcagtcttTGGCATCATCCTCTGCGCATCCTGTGTTCTCAGTTCCAACATGTGCTCATCTTTCAGCTcggcagcatttttttttttgccccactGCAAGCTCTCTTTTAGAGCTGAGAGATGTGTTGCCGTGGCAACTAGCTGACTCATTGTCAGGACTGTACCACCACCACTAAGTCCACAGGGGGGCAGTAAGGGATACAGAGCTAGATGTAGAATGCACTTCAACTGTGTTAACACAAGGAAGGAGTGTGGAAGCCCCCTTTTCTACATTAAGATTTCCTCTGCTCCGATTCGAGCTCTGCTGGGTTGGTGCTGTATTTGGGTCCGTGTTGGTGGGGGAAGGGTGGAAAAAGGAGAGTGAGAAATTGATGTGGGGCTTTGGAATTGCTCACTGGGGTTGCAGTGGATGGGTGTTGTCCCTTTTTTTAATACCATTTACTATGGCCCGTTGTTCATTGTGTTTATTGTAATTCAAATATCCAACAGCATTCTCGTGTTTTTTCCTGAATTTGAATTTCATCTATATGTTGTCCTACTTGATATTTCATACTAGATagaccatacacacaaacatggtcagtgtgtgcacattctctctctctcacacacacacacacacacacacacacacacacacacacacacacacacacacacacacacacacacacaataagcaatAGACCTATATGTCTTTGTGACTCTTTTCTacgtctttttctgtctctcatcTTTATTGTCTCCAtcattttcctccctctctccccctccctcttggcACTGGCTTTATGAATAAAGCATCACCTAGTCTGTGGACATGTTGTGCCACCGACCCCCTTATGCCTTCCTCTCATAGGCTGCCCTCCTTCCTCCGCAGAGGAGGCATTACAACACTGCAGCTCTTTGCTTTATTTAGCCTGAATAGCTTGCAAAGCACCATGGGAGATGGAGTTCTGCTCTGGTTCTTTTCCTGAGCATGGTTATACTGTAgggatgcatctctctctctctctctctctctctctctctctctctctctctctctctctctctctctctctctctctctctcttagtcttttCCCTTTACATAGTCTGTTTATGTTTGTGAAGAATAAAAACAACATATTTCCCTCgtcctgtatgtgtgggtgtgtttgtgcgcgtgtgtgcacacatgcattctGTCTATAATAAACCAACATGCAACATACATTATTGATTTTGTTTACAAGCGCACCAAGCTTAACCATTCAACTTCTCTCTAGGATTCCATGGTAAGTATCAGCAGCTTGGGCTGTGGCAACCAACCAACCGTTGTTTTTATCACCATGCTAACCGTgttctccattttctctctttttctctcttttctccatgCTGCtgccatccctccttccctccttccctaccTGGCTGCTGTGTGGGTGTCATCTCCTGCCTGTGTCTCCTCTCATAAGGTAAGAGCCGCTGCagaacaaacacatgcagacataaaTAGTCTCACGTCAAACTCAGCGAACGTTGACACTCTGACCAAGCCTCAATAGATGACATAAAAGGTTACCTCTTTCTGTCACATCATGACGCAGAAGATAAAGGTTCCCCCTTTGCGTCACACCATGAAGCAAAAGGCCATGgccagattatccataagggccagcggcacagtgcccaggggcaccaagtaTTTGTGACCAGTGaaggggcaccacatgacacaaactgtacaaaatattgttcataaagggggcaccagtgaggtatacTGCCACGGGGgaaccacattggcttaatatggTCCTGAAAAGGCACCACTGTGACAAGTATGTTTCAGTGGCAGTTTAGGGAACGTTTCAGGTCTAGGCCACTTGTCCTTATTTGTCATGAAACGACGAGAAAAGGGGAACCTTTGACTTCAGGCTTGGgcagaaatatactgtacatgtacgtgtacCTTTGGCTATATTGAGGCTTGGGCAGAAATATACCTATTTCATCATACAGTATTGAAGTATTGGCTGCCCATGTCATGTATcctgagaaaggcacctaaccttaCACTGCTCGACTGTAACGATTTCCCTGTATCTGAACTGAAATCACttggcatcagctaagtgtaatgtactgacACACTAATGTACAGACATACTGTTGGGATGAATGGGTGGCTGATGAGACTGACAGGTAAACTTTTTACAGCATAAGTTTTATTTTAGAAAGCTGACCTGTCAGGTTTGGAAAGCCCACCAATTTACTCATGCCAAACTGGTTGCAAATGAACTTCTTGGTTATGACGGAACACATTCTCCTTAAGGAAATATTGTGGaaatcaactgtgtgtgtgtgtgtgtgtgtagtagtagtagtagtagtagtagttgtgtgGTGAGATACCAAATGTCTCATGGCAAATGCATCACACGTTGACACTTTAACCTCAATAACACAAAAGGTTACCTCTTTGCATCACATCATGATGCAGAAGACTGCAGTTTCCCCTTTGCATCGCACCGTGAAGCCAAAGGCCACCACTGTGACAAGTATGTTTCAGTGACAGTTTAGGGACGGAGAGACAGTAAGGTCTAGGCCTCCTGGTCTTATTTGTCATGAATCAATGAGGAAAGGGGGACGCTTTGGCTTCATATATTGAGGCTTAGGCAGAAATATACTTTGGGAGTCATAATGACGATTGGGCATAAATAAACCTTTTGCGCCATATTGGTTGCCCGAATCATCCACGTTTGAAGTGCCCCTGAGAAAGGCACCTAAGCTTAAATTGCTTTCAGGACTGTAACCATTTATCTGTATCTGAACAAGTCACttggcatcagctaagtgtaatgccgAGTAACAGATACTGTTGGGGTGGGTGGGTTCCTGGTAAGCCTGACAGGTAAACGTTTTACAGCGTACGTTTTATTTTAGAAAACTGACCTGTCAGGTTTGGAAAGCCCACCACTTTATGCATGCCAAACTGGTTGTAAATTAACTTCTCGGTGATCACAGAACACATCATTTCTAAGGAAATATTGTGGAAATcaactctctgtgtgtggtgaATAAACGGAATGTTATTTGAGTACTACCCACCATATTTCACAGAGCTGGTAACATTAGGGTGCTCTTGCTGAATAAGTAATATTATTTCATTTGGTATACCCACTATAGACTCTATGACACAATAACATACTGTAAGCACATTTAACGATCTTGTTGTAGACATAAAATCAACCATTCATACACCACATACAATTCTTTGTGTGACCAGtgaatgtaaataaaaccgacttgactcaTACACCAAATCGCAATGAAATCACGGCATGAAAACGGTTGTTTATATACAGCCCCAAAACGAGTTTTTTTTCACTGAGACGTGACGATAGGAGTTCAGACAGAAAGTCTACTGTCGTCATTGTGTGATCGCTTAAGCGTTTTCATATCCGTAATTGCTGTGTAAGGGCTTATGTATAACATAGTCATTTAACTCTGCTCGTGGTGACGACGTTTAAATCCGCAATCCAAACAAAGACACAGCCCTGATGTTGTTTATGTCCCTCCGCGTGCGGGGGTGGGTGGTATGGGCGGTGTTTTTTCCTCCGCTCATCTGTTGTTCTCAGAAGTCTTTGTGTTTCCGCTCTGAAGCTCGCTGCTCTTGCCAGCGTGCATGTAATCACACGACACAAGCTCACCGCCCGCATGGCGCTATCCGCCATTGGTGGTGCTGAAACCGCCTCGCTCGCTTTGACTCCCTTCCGCACGGCTTCTGGCAGAAGCAAGCCCTCCCTTACTCTGTGCCTCTATTTTCAGCTGTTTTACAAAATATTAAGCCCCTTGAAAGCATGTGGGTTGTTTGACACTCCAACATCACGAGCCATCGTGCTGCTAGGCGGCAATGCAGACGTCGCATGTTACCAGGCAGATTTGAGGAAGGATTGATCAGTGTTTTCATGCTATTTGGAAAACAATACTTCTAAAGAATACCTATGTAGTTTCTCAtgagtttattgtcattgcaaTGATTTGCTGCTTTCAACAGCCTTGGTTGGATTTTTATGTGCTTTTGCGTATGGTGCCTCGACTGTGTTGTTGCCTTTCCTTGTAGTGGTGCCTTTAAAGGGACGGCATGGCATagatctcctcctcccctctgtctcgCACTGCTGTCCTACAGACCTCGATTCCGCCATCCTCAAGCTCtatgtgttcttctgtgtgtgggCCACAGAGGGCGCTGTAATGATGAGAGCTTTATATCCCCCCAGCTTGCTGTGTACCACATCATCCACACGGGAGCACCAGAGAACTCTGGACAGTGCCTTCCACATGCaatacacatacaaaacatgacATCACATAATTGTAAAATTTAACTAAATTAAATGTATTACACATTTACAGTAAATATATTacacaatgtcatgttcaagAAAGCAACTTGCAACATCACATTCCTTTTCAAACAGTTCAAATACTTTTAGTCAAAAGCTAATAAATacagaaaatatgtaggcctatcatacacCCCCTTAAAGAGAGACAtctttattattttcattataaTGAACAACGCTAATAATATTATATATTGATATCATATCAATGATGATGCAGCTACTTGAAGAggatgtgaggggtgtgtgtgtgtgtgtcaaagagagagagagagagagagagagagagagagagagagagaggggggggagggagagagagagagagagagagagagagacttgtaagCTTGATGGGAGGATGCCTAAATACATGGGAAGTGGGTGTGCTGCATTGTCAACCATCTCAGTGTCCTAAAGACTGGATTCTCGTGGTGTCACACACAGGAGTAGATGCAGATTCACGCAAGGATTAGGAAATGTCCAGCAGCACATCAAATGACttccacactgtaaaacatgaaatcttagctaTCTTATTTCTCTGGTTTCAATTAAAACCATATAGTCAATCttgtaagttaaaaaaaaaaatcggatcAAGAAAAATTacttgccccatggacaaatgcCTTTAAACAAGTCTAATTAGTCCAAAAGATTGACTAtgctttttacttgaaactagaaaaataagcttgctaagatttcctTTTTGCAGAGGGAGATGAGGATGTAAAAAAGGGATGTCACTTGCCCTCAAAGCAATTTAGTGCTCATAATCCAAGACTGTAGACTAATGCAATATGGAAGGCTGGAAGACACGCAGCGTTGAAACGTTAGTCATTATGATTGTaccacaattattattttttcactatttgagtgctccagtcatccctgtgTTTTTGAAGTGGGCCTATGGTCTTTAAAGTGAGCCAGTCTGATTGCATTAGGAGATAAGAATGTGTTTACTGACAGCATTAATGTTTTGTATACAACAGGTGCAATGAGTGAGTGTTTACAGCACAGGAGTTAAATTCTTTCCAACCTCTTATCAAGtgaccttcatcagggcacatTTTGATGTGAATGTGAAATGGGTTTAAGAATCTTGTATGCTCATGCTTAGTTGATACTGATTTGTCTTCTCTCTATATTCACGGGGAAAGTATCCCATACAATATCAGGGCTAGTCATCAGGTGGAAACTTTTTGCACAAGATACTCTGCATTCATAATTGTAACTTGTGACAAATCTTCAGATGTTGCTAATGGTTGTGACTGTGAGTATATGTTGGCTGACTTTATGTGGAAGGAACTGTCCATTCAGAGGTCCTGAAAGCAGCCTTTTTGTGCATGTACATTCCTGCCATTTTGCCTTACGGCCTATATGTCCATtttctagtcacacacacacacacacacacacacacacacactttattattaTCTTTAAAAAAGGAATGTACACTCTCATTCCATCAGTTCTGTCATTCTCATCCCATCAGCTGTGGCACTGGCAAATGGTTTCCTGATATGATGTGCGTTTTATCGTAAGTCAGAGGACTTATTGATAGGCTATATTTCATGCTTTATATTATGTTCCTGATCTGTGCTCTGTTCCTTTAACGTGCAGTCTTTGGCGTTTCATTGGCGCACTGTGCGCAAGCCAATACTGGGCAGCCCTGCGCACACAGAGATCAGCTCCCTCCCGCTCAGTGCATGCAGCATCCTTACAATAAACGTGACAGTGGAGTTGGAAAGATGCTGCACGCGTAAGAGATTGATGCCAGTCGTCCTGGGCTTAAGTCCGGTGGATATGTTTGTGCGCGTCACGTTTTGTATTCACTTTCTTTTTGTGCCGGTAGTTGTTTGTTCTCTGTGAGTTGCATTCCGGACTTTTTTGTGGAGATGTCAGGCAGAATGTGGATATGGCTTGTGTGGAGACAGTCGCTGTTTTTGAGTATCTTTCATCTCACATGGAACTATGCAGACGGACAAACTCGGTACACCATCCCCGAGGAATTAAAAAGGGGATCCGTTGTTGGGAATATACTGAAGGACTTGGAATTACAGCAAAGTGAGGTTTCTGAGCGCAGATTACGAATATCCTCTGAAGATGGTAAGCAGTACTTCAGTGTAGATCTAAGGAAAGGCGACCTGCTTGTAAATGAAAGAATAGACAGGGAAGCACTTTGTGGACAGAACCCCAGTTGCGTCTTGCCATTGCAGGTGCTAATTGAAGACCCTTTACAGCTTTTTACAGTTGAAGTTGACATTCAGGACATAAATGACAACTTTCCCGTTTTTATTACCCCCGAGCATGTTTTGAATATTGCAGAATCCACAACAGTTGGCACGCGGTTTCCTTTGAAGAGCGCGGAGGATCTAGACGTTGGGGCAAATGCGCTGAAATCTTACAAACTGAGTCCAAATGAGCATTTTGTTTTGAATCTGAAAAGTACCAAAAGCGGTGTCAAAGTTCCAGAGTTGGTGTTGCAAAAACATCTGGATAGAGAGAAGCAGTCGGTGCATCAGTTAGCACTGACGGCTGTGGATGGAGGCTACCCACCTCGGTCCGGGACAACCCAAATTGCAATTAACGTTCTCGATATTAATGACAACGCACCAAAGTTTGGCAAATTATCATACGAGGTAAAACTTCGAGAAGACGCTATGAAAGATTCGACGGTTGTGGCTGTGAACGCTGTAGATTTAGATGGTGATGAAAATGGAGATGTGTCATATTCATTTGCTGAACATACATCCGAGGATGTGCTTAATACATTCGTTATTAACCCCCAAACCGGTGTTGTATCACTTGGCAGTGATCTTGATTATGAGCAGAAAAGAAAGTATGAATTTGACATTCGTGCAACGGATAAAGGCTCTCCCCCTATGGAGGGACATTGCACGGTGATTGTGGACGTCCAAGACGTAAATGACAATCCACCTGAAATTATCATCACGTCCTTAATGAGTCCTTTAAAAGAGAACTCTCCTGTGGGGACTGTGGTTGCTTTGATCACTCCTAAAGACAATGACTCCGGTTTGAATGGGAAGACCACCTTAACTCTGGCAGGACAATATCCTTTCAAATTGTCCCCGTCTCTGTCCGGTCATTTCGCATTGGTAACCGATGCCAAACTCGACCGGGAGTCGTTCCCACAGTACAACATTAAAATAATAGTTTCAGATTCTGGTTCCCCGCCACTTCACGACGAAAAGGTGATTGTCGTGGACATTCTAGACACAAATGACAGCCCTCCTAAATTCTCTCAATCCGAATATACCGCTTTTGTCAAAGAAAACACGACGCCAGGGACATTGATATGCTCAGTGTCTGCTAGAGATCCAGACGCCGGAGAGAATGCCAAAATCTCCTACTCCATCCTCGAGTCTGGAGATTCACCTGTCTCTTACGTGTACATCAACCCTGACAATGGCAGCATTTACAGCTCGCAGACTTTTGACTACGAGTTACTCACAGCGTTTAAGATCCACGTACAGGCGACAGACCGAGGCTCGCCACCTCTGAGCAGCAACACCACTGTGAATGTCTTTATCGTAGACGAGAACGACAACGCGCCCTTGGTCATCCACCCGTCTGTGGCCACGGGCTCTCCGTCTCAGCAGAAGATGCCCCGCTCAGCCAAAGCAGGCCACCTCGTTACTAAGGTGACAGCTGTGGACGCAGACTCGGGCCGTAACGCTTGGATCTCCTACAGGTTGACCGAGGCCACAGACGACACCCTGTTCGTCGTGAACGTCTACACGGGAGAGGTGCGAACCAGACGCGCTGTGTACGAGGACGATGAGTCCACACAGACACTACTGGTAGAGATTAGAGACAACGGGGACCCGGCACAGTCCGCCACAGCTACGGTCTCCATCCTGTTAGAGGACGGTCTCCACGAGGCTATTTTAGACCAGCGAAACGAACTGTCTGAGCAGAGCAAGAAAGGTGACCAAACGCAGTTTTATTTGCTCACCTCTCTGGCTTGTATGTCGCTGCTGTCCACGGTGACCTGTCTGCTCGTGGTCGTGAAATGTGCCAAGCGCGCCAAACGAGGCTCCTCCGCCTGTTGCATGCGCCGCATGGACTCAGACGACTTCATAAACAGAAACATCCAGCTTCAGCTGAACACGGACGGGCCTATCAAGTATGTGGAGGTGCTGGGGGGAGACGTGGTGCCTCGTAGCCAGTCCTTccgctcctccttcctctcccccgtGTCGGAGTACGGCGACTTGACGCTCATCAGGCCCCACAGCACGCTCGACTTCAGGGACATGATGAGCATGCTAGATGCCTCTCTGCCCGACAACGCCTGGACCTTTGAAAGTCAACAGGTGAGCTCCATGGCATGTGCAGTAGCGATGGTCATTGTGTGCGGTAACATCATAATGCGTACAGTTCCACCTGTGGAATGATGTAATAATCAGCAGTAACTACACTACTATTACACACAGCATTTTATTTTACTTGTATACTTAGAGTACGCCTCCTAAAATACTGACAGGTTGGCTCTTTTCAACATTCCCAAcagggaaatgtaggctatgttgtttGTGGCGCTGACTGTCCTCATTAACCATGGTGTCGTTTGGCTGTATTGTTTTCAGCACTAGCAAAGCTGGAcagcaataccccccccccccccgcccccgccctctttttcctcaaaacacatccacacacacaNacacacacacacacacacacgcatgcatacagaggggggggggtataaagTAGAAATACTCTTACAGCGTATATTCATTAGATGCAGTGCAATAGCTGGCGTATAAACCATAACGTTTAAGATCATGTAGTGTCGTAATTACTTCTACTGTATACACCTCTGCAgaaactaactctctctctctctctctctctctctctctctctctctctctctctctctctctctctctctctctcacacacacacacacacacacacacacacacacacacacacacacacacacatacacacacacacacacactttggtattGGGGAAACAGCTTgtggtacagtatgtgtttgggtGTTTGGATTATTTGTGAAATAACTTTTTACATGCTGTGATAGATAACAATGCCGTGCGTGTCGTGCGCATATACACTACAGCCTGGAAAATAAGTCCGCATTGATCTTTGAGTCGTGAGTGCTGTTCGACTTCACGAAATGAAGTGCAGCGATCAAAAGCTTATCTGCTCAGAGGGATGTGTATTCTCCGCGGAATCAAGCTGGGTCGCAACTGGAACAGAGTCTACAATCCCCGCCGCCACCAGTCAGCTGCTCGCTCCATCTTTCAATCTGACTTTCCAGTGACCTGACGCACACACGTGACTCTTGTATACTTGTCCATGCCAATGCAGACAGACTGCAGACTGACGTGTGTTATCATGACTGTGTCATCATATGTGTAATACGGTAACTAATACACTGACATCACAAAGCTCTTTTCAGAGTCAACAGGTGACTAGTGTTTTAGAATAATGACAATCAAAAACTCTACATCCATTTTGTAGTAAACTAGGCTACTATGCGTCTCAGCTTTTAATTATGCTAATTTATGTGGGCCATACATCTTTTTACTTGGTTTGTTTCATTAATATATTCTACGTTTTACAAACATTGTTATGGGTGGGCAGCTATTTAACCAatgcccccctccctcttgcacgcacgcgcacacacacacacacacacacacgtctattttCTGCCTTTTAGTTTTGGTTACAGAGCCCGTGTTAAACCTCAGGCCCGTCTATTTTAGCTTTTAATGACTTCTACTTTGCACAACCCACCCTATGGTGTTCTGACACAGTCTGATTTTGTCAAGAAGACATTTCACAACATCGCCGTCTTGCGGTAGGATTTGCTAAAATAAATGAATGGAATTCAAGTTCATTTTCATTCCTTCAATGATGTATATGCCGGACATATTCAGAGATGGGGAAAAAAACTTAATCAAGTCTACTTTCTTTGTTCTATGCTTAACACAAATATTGGTGAAGCATGTTGACTAACTTGCCAACACGAGATAAACGCAAAAACAATATATTTTAATGAATTGATATACTTTAAATTAGTTTCCCTATCGTATTCTGACCGTTGCACTGAGACATACTTGCCCATTTACAGAGGAATGATTCTTCGTCGTGACCTGGAAGATGATTCGTTTGTCAGAAAAGGAGTCAGAAAAGTGAGGCGAGAGCAAAAGAGACCCTGCTTTCTCTTCTCAAGTTCTAGAAGTTTTGCATCGTGAACGCGCAGCCTGTCCACCAGCCAATCAGGAGTTGCTCTTTGTAGTGAAGTCCCCGCCCATTTCCAGAGCGGAGAGGCGAAGGGGCAGCATTTTCAGTTTAGGGAGATGGCTGGATGgagttttttgttttccccttctTAATTCCAAGTTTAACTTATTGACACTATGAATATTTTCCGAAACTACCGTCTGCTTTTCTTGAAACGGATACCATCCCGGACAACATGGTAGGCTTACTTTAACGACACGATGGATTCGTTACGATAAAGTTGGAACTTTTGTCCTCTTCACTTTTCTTTCCGTGGATCTGCGGGCGCTCACaatggagagaatgtggagacggTCGCCGGAGTCCGTGCTCCGGCTCTCTCTCTTGTTGGCGTGCCTGTCTCGGACTTTCGCGGAACTCCACTACTCTGTCGCCGAGGAGGTACCACCGGGCTCCGTGGTGGGGAGCATCGCAAAAGATTTGGAGCTCAGCGCGAGGGGAATTAAGGAGAGAAACATACGCATCGTGTCGGACTCCTCAGCCCACTACTTCGAGATCAAACCGGTCACCGGAGAACTGGTAATTAAAGACATAATCGATAGGGAGCTATTGTGTGGATTAAACTCAAAATGTTCATTGACTCTTCAGATTATTCTGGACAACCCGTTAGAAATACACCGCGTTTTAGTGGAAATTTCTGACGCAAATGACAATGCGCCGCAGTTCTCCGCGCAGAACACAACGCTGGACATCTCGGAGGCGGCCGCGCCGGGCACAAAGTTTCGGCTGGAAAGTGCCCATGACCCTGACGTGGGTATCAACTCCTTACGGACATATCAACTCGCTTCCAATGACTTTTTCTCGCTGAACGTGGAAACGAAAAGCGACGGGAGTAAGTTTCCCGAGTTGGTGGTGATGAAAGCGCTCGACCGCGAGACTCAAGCTGGGTTCCGCCTGCTGCTCACGGCAGTGGACGGGGGCCAGCCCGAGAAATCTGGGACCACACTCGTGCTCATTAACATTCTGGACGTGAATGACAACGCCCCGGTATTTGACCAGCCCGTTATTAAAGTTCAGTTATTGGAGAATTCTCCCCCTGGAACCCTAGTAACGCATTTAAACGCCACTGACATTGACAGTGGTTTGAACGGCCAGGTCTCATATCATTTCAGCAAGTACACACTCGATAAGGTCATGAAAGTGTTCACGGTGGATTCTAAGACAGGTGAGCTTCTCGTCAAAGGGGATGTGGACTTCGAGGCCGCGGAGACTTATGACGTCATCGTCCAGGCCAGAGACAGCGGTAACCCTGCCCTGGAGGGCTCCTGCAGCGTCAAAATTGAAATCCTTGACGTCAACGACAACATGCCGGAGGTGACGTTGACCTCTCTGAACAGCCCCATCAATGAAAACTCTCCGCCAGGCACAGTGGTGGCACTGATCAGCGCCAAAGACTCAGACTCAGGTGACAATGGGAAGGTGACCCTGAAAGTGGCGTCGGGCCTGCCGTTCAAACTCGTCGCCGTGTTTGGGGAGCACTACAAACTCGTCACTGAGGGCAACCTGGACAGGGAGGCGGTGTCTGAGTACCAGGTGGTTGTCACAGCAACCGACGCGGGCAAGCCACCGCTCTCCTCCCACAAGGCCTTCGTGGTGGCCCTGTCCGACGTCAACGACAATGCCCCCATCTTCTCCCAGCCCTCTTACTCCGTGGACATCCCCGAGAACAATGCTCCGGGCACCGCCATCGCCACGGTCTCCGCGTCCGACCCGGACTCGGGCGACAACGCACGCCTCTCCTACAGCATCCTGGAGTCGCGCGTCGGCGGCCATGACACCTCAGTCCTCTCCTACGTCTACATCAACGCTGACACGGGCGTCATCACCAGCATCCGCTCACTGGACTACGAGAAGAC
Proteins encoded:
- the LOC134440135 gene encoding protocadherin gamma-C5-like isoform X1, which translates into the protein MERMWRRSPESVLRLSLLLACLSRTFAELHYSVAEEVPPGSVVGSIAKDLELSARGIKERNIRIVSDSSAHYFEIKPVTGELVIKDIIDRELLCGLNSKCSLTLQIILDNPLEIHRVLVEISDANDNAPQFSAQNTTLDISEAAAPGTKFRLESAHDPDVGINSLRTYQLASNDFFSLNVETKSDGSKFPELVVMKALDRETQAGFRLLLTAVDGGQPEKSGTTLVLINILDVNDNAPVFDQPVIKVQLLENSPPGTLVTHLNATDIDSGLNGQVSYHFSKYTLDKVMKVFTVDSKTGELLVKGDVDFEAAETYDVIVQARDSGNPALEGSCSVKIEILDVNDNMPEVTLTSLNSPINENSPPGTVVALISAKDSDSGDNGKVTLKVASGLPFKLVAVFGEHYKLVTEGNLDREAVSEYQVVVTATDAGKPPLSSHKAFVVALSDVNDNAPIFSQPSYSVDIPENNAPGTAIATVSASDPDSGDNARLSYSILESRVGGHDTSVLSYVYINADTGVITSIRSLDYEKTNAFKIHVQVRDAGTPSLASNVTVSVFVQDQNDNAPEILYPVHDAEAGLQFIVPASAERGYLVEKIVAMDKDSGYNAWLEYSLQPSGGLDAAMFRIDTHSGRLSTARRFTEDGASDDKDADAADNNSKADSVVGTYSFTVVVKDRGEPQLSSSVPVTVTVEAGGEGARWSGEGSDSLWRTPNSGGNARPNWLTGSTLYLLSALVAVTSVFLITMVVLLVWCVRSRSDYDSMCCYSSSSRKGFRARHNSHLRSHNKDLHLQLNTDGPIRYMEVVGGAQEPYTRTYRPCYSTLSNSVRSDFVFVKTPMLSHNNTLNMTLTRKHLTNSSNEQKPPNADWRFNQNQRPGPSGAAATPDGMAVGTGPWPQPPTEAEQLQALMAAANEKREVNPMQIYLGKVSEATNTLQPGTMGLSTRYSPQFTLQHVPDYRQNVYIPGSTATLTSNPQQQMLQQQAMQQQMAAQMGMGPAPPQQQQALPPAQAGGAMGGPAMDPEAGAGGAEAPKAAQTPASKKKSTKKEKK
- the LOC134440658 gene encoding protocadherin gamma-C5-like, whose translation is MSGRMWIWLVWRQSLFLSIFHLTWNYADGQTRYTIPEELKRGSVVGNILKDLELQQSEVSERRLRISSEDGKQYFSVDLRKGDLLVNERIDREALCGQNPSCVLPLQVLIEDPLQLFTVEVDIQDINDNFPVFITPEHVLNIAESTTVGTRFPLKSAEDLDVGANALKSYKLSPNEHFVLNLKSTKSGVKVPELVLQKHLDREKQSVHQLALTAVDGGYPPRSGTTQIAINVLDINDNAPKFGKLSYEVKLREDAMKDSTVVAVNAVDLDGDENGDVSYSFAEHTSEDVLNTFVINPQTGVVSLGSDLDYEQKRKYEFDIRATDKGSPPMEGHCTVIVDVQDVNDNPPEIIITSLMSPLKENSPVGTVVALITPKDNDSGLNGKTTLTLAGQYPFKLSPSLSGHFALVTDAKLDRESFPQYNIKIIVSDSGSPPLHDEKVIVVDILDTNDSPPKFSQSEYTAFVKENTTPGTLICSVSARDPDAGENAKISYSILESGDSPVSYVYINPDNGSIYSSQTFDYELLTAFKIHVQATDRGSPPLSSNTTVNVFIVDENDNAPLVIHPSVATGSPSQQKMPRSAKAGHLVTKVTAVDADSGRNAWISYRLTEATDDTLFVVNVYTGEVRTRRAVYEDDESTQTLLVEIRDNGDPAQSATATVSILLEDGLHEAILDQRNELSEQSKKGDQTQFYLLTSLACMSLLSTVTCLLVVVKCAKRAKRGSSACCMRRMDSDDFINRNIQLQLNTDGPIKYVEVLGGDVVPRSQSFRSSFLSPVSEYGDLTLIRPHSTLDFRDMMSMLDASLPDNAWTFESQQVSSMACAVAMVIVCGNIIMRTVPPVE
- the LOC134440135 gene encoding protocadherin gamma-C5-like isoform X2, with translation MERMWRRSPESVLRLSLLLACLSRTFAELHYSVAEEVPPGSVVGSIAKDLELSARGIKERNIRIVSDSSAHYFEIKPVTGELVIKDIIDRELLCGLNSKCSLTLQIILDNPLEIHRVLVEISDANDNAPQFSAQNTTLDISEAAAPGTKFRLESAHDPDVGINSLRTYQLASNDFFSLNVETKSDGSKFPELVVMKALDRETQAGFRLLLTAVDGGQPEKSGTTLVLINILDVNDNAPVFDQPVIKVQLLENSPPGTLVTHLNATDIDSGLNGQVSYHFSKYTLDKVMKVFTVDSKTGELLVKGDVDFEAAETYDVIVQARDSGNPALEGSCSVKIEILDVNDNMPEVTLTSLNSPINENSPPGTVVALISAKDSDSGDNGKVTLKVASGLPFKLVAVFGEHYKLVTEGNLDREAVSEYQVVVTATDAGKPPLSSHKAFVVALSDVNDNAPIFSQPSYSVDIPENNAPGTAIATVSASDPDSGDNARLSYSILESRVGGHDTSVLSYVYINADTGVITSIRSLDYEKTNAFKIHVQVRDAGTPSLASNVTVSVFVQDQNDNAPEILYPVHDAEAGLQFIVPASAERGYLVEKIVAMDKDSGYNAWLEYSLQPSGGLDAAMFRIDTHSGRLSTARRFTEDGASDDKDADAADNNSKADSVVGTYSFTVVVKDRGEPQLSSSVPVTVTVEAGGEGARWSGEGSDSLWRTPNSGGNARPNWLTGSTLYLLSALVAVTSVFLITMVVLLVWCVRSRSDYDSMCCYSSSSRKGFRARHNSHLRSHNKDLHLQLNTDGPIRYMEVVGGAQEPYTRTYRPCYSTLSNSVRSDFVFVKTPMLSHNNTLNMTLTRKHLTNSSNEQKPPNADWRFNQNQRPGPSGAAATPDGMAVGTGPWPQPPTEAEQLQALMAAANEVSEATNTLQPGTMGLSTRYSPQFTLQHVPDYRQNVYIPGSTATLTSNPQQQMLQQQAMQQQMAAQMGMGPAPPQQQQALPPAQAGGAMGGPAMDPEAGAGGAEAPKAAQTPASKKKSTKKEKK